A window of the Dermatophagoides farinae isolate YC_2012a chromosome 2, ASM2471394v1, whole genome shotgun sequence genome harbors these coding sequences:
- the dsh gene encoding segment polarity protein dishevelled isoform X1: MLISKPNHSMLKNSGSSAIADSDATILDSNGVAIIDSTVDQSIANNSQTSPPPISTNNGQQLPLKVGPLASTNETRIVYHVDDEETPYLVKLPIPHSQIKLSDFKSAISLPRPHYKYFFKSYDKEVGVVKEEIFDDNASLPIFKDRVVAWLVSTEGSVVSDSTNSQCQTEISATARTVHATHHHHHAHQRQQECNGLIGDSHLSSFNDPSPMENESLLNSRDGHHHHHHLSPRRGYNNNKNSHNNKYSGGRYGNSGGYYHGHHHRHHGHHHGNYMDSSVMTSDIESTSFVDSEDDDDDDDDLLNDTTVDDENDYEDYTSRVSTTTEETSVSRQYQRRNRHRNRRQKGGYRNRMSRQTSSLSSITESSMSLNIIQVILNLDTVNYLGISLVGQTSKKGDGGIYVSSILKGGAVALDGRIEPGDMILQVNDINLENLSNDEAVEVIREAVKKPGPIKLLVAKCWDPHPLGHFTIPRSEPVRPIDPEAWVAHTEAARAKFTHPDNFPLNLAGSGNFMRMNPTPVDSERNPMFQPSTQSFNPSNVYPLLANGGSVVTGGDTNSGLVPGCSLRSSFKSGHSTITTIQQPQVTASSCLPLSSSSIPISLARGSDLKTIACAMASPNSGLDVRDRMWLKISIPNAFLGSDVVDWLYSMISGLHDRKDAKKMATKLLKEGYICHTINFKNSLSEKCYYIFSEQLNQINKATTDSLSTSDFQSHSVLSQPISASAAAGGHHQVHYPLLQQQPSSLPNNFEDNFGQALRLKNEFDSDSQQQQQLSANFDVINNRSGRSKFPFMCHWDEKSEIYNYGLLDPQPMTMKNNDSTMQINHSGGNHSSYQDHHHIDEQNSQTSGQSILYNGQAVMGKSVNTVKNSGSYGCNNQTTTHTLASKHSNGSSNDSDGITGKFDLSNRITSSNNNLINHHYEDLQINPVTGNLVPTSTLVVNNANLSDNKALLQPTNGSNITDNPYIHRHIEGNELGVINVSDSNGQTGRHHVLNHAPTQSSSRGSSIASSNGASKLANTANVMRSSFKKAINKS; this comes from the exons ATGCTGATAAGTAAACCAAACCACAGcatgttgaaaaattctggCTCTAGTGCCATTGCCGATAGTGATGCAACAATTCTCGATTCCAACGGTGTTGCCATTATCGATTCTACAGTTGACCAATCTATTGCAAACAATAGTCAGACTTCACCGCCACCAATTTCAACGAATAATGGACAACAGCTACCGTTAAAGGTTGGACCATTAGCCTCTACTAATGAAACACGAATTGTTTATCATGTCGATGACGAGGAGACGCCATACCTGGTCAAATTGCCAATACCACACTCACAAATCAAACTTAGTGATTTTAAATCTGCCATTTCATTGCCGAGGCCTCATTACAAATATTTCTTCAAAAGCTATGACAAAGAGGTCGGTGTGGTCAAAGAAGAAATCTTTGACGATAATGCTTCATTACCAATATTCAAGGATCGCGTTGTAGCTTGG TTGGTATCAACGGAAGGGTCAGTCGTTTCGGACAGTACCAATTCTCAATGTCAGACGGAAATATCTGCCACAGCTCGTACAGTACATGCTactcatcaccatcatcatgcgCATCAGCGACAACAAGAATGTAATGGCCTGATTGGCGATTCTCATTTATCCAGCTTTAA TGACCCAAGTCCAATGGAGAATGAGTCATTATTGAATTCCCGAGATggacaccatcatcatcatcatctaa GTCCTAGACGTGgttacaataacaacaaaaacagccacaataataaatacagCGGCGGAAGATATGGGAATTCTGGTGGCTACTatcatggtcatcatcaccgccaccatggtcatcatcacgGTAACTATATGGATTCATCTGTGATGACATCAGATATAGAATCAACTTCGTTTGTCGATTccgaggatgatgatgatgatgatgatgacctttTGAATGATACCACAGtcgatgatgagaatgattatgaagatTATACGAGTCGTGTGTCTACTACCACTGAGGAAACGAGTGTTTCTCGTCAATACCAACGTCGTAATCGCCATCGTAATCGAAGACAAAAAGGTGGCTATCGTAATCGAATGAGTAGG CAGACATCATCGTTGAGCTCAATTACCGAATCATCAATGTCGTTAAATATCATACAAGTCATATTGAATTTGGACACTGTTAATTATTTGGGTATTTCGTTGGTGGGCCAAACCAGTAAAAAAGGTGATGGTGGTATCTACGTAAGCTCCATATTAAAAGGTGGGGCAGTCGCATTAGATGGCCGTATCGAACCGGGCGATATGATTCTACAAGTCAATGATATCAATCTCGAGAACTTGAGCAATGACGAAGCAGTAGAAGTGATTCGAGAAGCTGTTAAAAAGCCTGGCCCAATCAAACTTTTGGTGGCCAAATGTTGGGATCCACATCCCTTAGGTCATTTCACCATACCTCGTTCGGAACCTGTTCGCCCCATCGATCCAGAAGCATGGGTGGCTCATACCGAAGCTGCTAGAGCTAAATTTACAC ATCCGGATAATTTTCCCTTGAATCTTGCTGGCTCTGGTAATTTCATGAGAATGAACCCAACACCTGTGGATTCTGAAAGGAATCCTATGTTTCAACCCTCTacacaatcattcaatccatCTAATGTCTATCCATTATTAGCCAATGGTGGTAGTGTTGTCACTGGTGGTGATACCAATTCTGGCTTGGTTCCTGGCTGTTCACttcgttcatcattcaaatctgGTCATTCAACAATTACGACAATACAGCAGCCACAAGTGACAGCTTCATCTTGTCTGCcgctttcatcatcatccataccCATTTCCTTGGCTCGTGGATCAGACCTCAAGACAATAGCTTGTGCAATGGCTAGTCCTAATTCTGGATTGGATGTTCGTGATCGAATGTGGCTTAAGATAAGTATTCCAAATGCTTTTCTTGGTTCTGATGTTGTCGATTGGCTGTACTCGATGATAAGTGGCCTACATGATCGTAAAGATGCCAAAAAGATGGCCACCAAATTATTGAAAGAAGGCTACATCTGTCATACAATAAATTTTAAGAATTCTTTGTCCGAGAAGTGctattatattttttccgAACAactgaatcaaatcaacaaagcAACAACGGATTCTCTCTCAACATCTGACTTTCAAAGCCATTCGGTTTTATCTCAGCCAATTTCAGCATCAGCTGCTGCCggtggtcatcatcaagttcATTATCCACtgcttcaacaacaaccatctTCCTTGCCCAACAATTTTGAAGATAATTTTGGCCAAGCATTACGATTGAAGAATGAGTTTGATTCAGACtcacaacagcagcaacaattaTCAGCCAACTTTGATGTAATCAATAATCGAAGTGGTCGAAGTAAATTCCCATTCATGTGTCATTGGGatgaaaaaagtgaaatCTACAACTATGGTCTACTCGATCCACAACCTATGACtatgaaaaacaacgacTCAACTATGCAAATTAATCATTCAG GCGGCAATCATTCGTCGtatcaagatcatcatcacattgatgaacaaaacagCCAAACAAGTGGTCAATCAATTCTTTACAATGGACAAGCTGTGATGGGAAAATCAGTCAATACTGTCAAAAATTCCGGTAGTTATGGCTGCAACAATCAAACGACGACTCATACATTAGCCAGCAAACATAGTAATGGCAGTAGTAATGATAGCGATGGCATAACTGGAAAATTCGATCTCAGTAACCGGATAACCAGCTCCAACAATAATCTCATCAATCACCATTATGAAGATCTTCAAATCAATCCTGTAACTGGAAATCTGGTTCCAACATCCACACTTGTTGTGAACAATGCTAACCTTAGTGATAATAAGGCTCTCCTGCAGCCAACAAATGGTAGCAACATAACGGACAATCCTTACATTCATCGACACATAGAAGGAAATGAATTGGGCGTTATCAACGTTTCTGATTCGAATGGTCAAACAGGTAGGCATCATGTGCTCAATCATGCCccaacacaatcatcatctcgAGGTTCATCAATTGCTAGTAGTAATGGTGCAA
- the dsh gene encoding segment polarity protein dishevelled isoform X3 gives MLISKPNHSMLKNSGSSAIADSDATILDSNGVAIIDSTVDQSIANNSQTSPPPISTNNGQQLPLKVGPLASTNETRIVYHVDDEETPYLVKLPIPHSQIKLSDFKSAISLPRPHYKYFFKSYDKEVGVVKEEIFDDNASLPIFKDRVVAWLVSTEGSVVSDSTNSQCQTEISATARTVHATHHHHHAHQRQQECNGLIGDSHLSSFNDPSPMENESLLNSRDGHHHHHHLSPRRGYNNNKNSHNNKYSGGRYGNSGGYYHGHHHRHHGHHHGNYMDSSVMTSDIESTSFVDSEDDDDDDDDLLNDTTVDDENDYEDYTSRVSTTTEETSVSRQYQRRNRHRNRRQKGGYRNRMSRTSSLSSITESSMSLNIIQVILNLDTVNYLGISLVGQTSKKGDGGIYVSSILKGGAVALDGRIEPGDMILQVNDINLENLSNDEAVEVIREAVKKPGPIKLLVAKCWDPHPLGHFTIPRSEPVRPIDPEAWVAHTEAARAKFTHPDNFPLNLAGSGNFMRMNPTPVDSERNPMFQPSTQSFNPSNVYPLLANGGSVVTGGDTNSGLVPGCSLRSSFKSGHSTITTIQQPQVTASSCLPLSSSSIPISLARGSDLKTIACAMASPNSGLDVRDRMWLKISIPNAFLGSDVVDWLYSMISGLHDRKDAKKMATKLLKEGYICHTINFKNSLSEKCYYIFSEQLNQINKATTDSLSTSDFQSHSVLSQPISASAAAGGHHQVHYPLLQQQPSSLPNNFEDNFGQALRLKNEFDSDSQQQQQLSANFDVINNRSGRSKFPFMCHWDEKSEIYNYGLLDPQPMTMKNNDSTMQINHSGGNHSSYQDHHHIDEQNSQTSGQSILYNGQAVMGKSVNTVKNSGSYGCNNQTTTHTLASKHSNGSSNDSDGITGKFDLSNRITSSNNNLINHHYEDLQINPVTGNLVPTSTLVVNNANLSDNKALLQPTNGSNITDNPYIHRHIEGNELGVINVSDSNGQTGRHHVLNHAPTQSSSRGSSIASSNGASKLANTANVMRSSFKKAINKS, from the exons ATGCTGATAAGTAAACCAAACCACAGcatgttgaaaaattctggCTCTAGTGCCATTGCCGATAGTGATGCAACAATTCTCGATTCCAACGGTGTTGCCATTATCGATTCTACAGTTGACCAATCTATTGCAAACAATAGTCAGACTTCACCGCCACCAATTTCAACGAATAATGGACAACAGCTACCGTTAAAGGTTGGACCATTAGCCTCTACTAATGAAACACGAATTGTTTATCATGTCGATGACGAGGAGACGCCATACCTGGTCAAATTGCCAATACCACACTCACAAATCAAACTTAGTGATTTTAAATCTGCCATTTCATTGCCGAGGCCTCATTACAAATATTTCTTCAAAAGCTATGACAAAGAGGTCGGTGTGGTCAAAGAAGAAATCTTTGACGATAATGCTTCATTACCAATATTCAAGGATCGCGTTGTAGCTTGG TTGGTATCAACGGAAGGGTCAGTCGTTTCGGACAGTACCAATTCTCAATGTCAGACGGAAATATCTGCCACAGCTCGTACAGTACATGCTactcatcaccatcatcatgcgCATCAGCGACAACAAGAATGTAATGGCCTGATTGGCGATTCTCATTTATCCAGCTTTAA TGACCCAAGTCCAATGGAGAATGAGTCATTATTGAATTCCCGAGATggacaccatcatcatcatcatctaa GTCCTAGACGTGgttacaataacaacaaaaacagccacaataataaatacagCGGCGGAAGATATGGGAATTCTGGTGGCTACTatcatggtcatcatcaccgccaccatggtcatcatcacgGTAACTATATGGATTCATCTGTGATGACATCAGATATAGAATCAACTTCGTTTGTCGATTccgaggatgatgatgatgatgatgatgacctttTGAATGATACCACAGtcgatgatgagaatgattatgaagatTATACGAGTCGTGTGTCTACTACCACTGAGGAAACGAGTGTTTCTCGTCAATACCAACGTCGTAATCGCCATCGTAATCGAAGACAAAAAGGTGGCTATCGTAATCGAATGAGTAGG ACATCATCGTTGAGCTCAATTACCGAATCATCAATGTCGTTAAATATCATACAAGTCATATTGAATTTGGACACTGTTAATTATTTGGGTATTTCGTTGGTGGGCCAAACCAGTAAAAAAGGTGATGGTGGTATCTACGTAAGCTCCATATTAAAAGGTGGGGCAGTCGCATTAGATGGCCGTATCGAACCGGGCGATATGATTCTACAAGTCAATGATATCAATCTCGAGAACTTGAGCAATGACGAAGCAGTAGAAGTGATTCGAGAAGCTGTTAAAAAGCCTGGCCCAATCAAACTTTTGGTGGCCAAATGTTGGGATCCACATCCCTTAGGTCATTTCACCATACCTCGTTCGGAACCTGTTCGCCCCATCGATCCAGAAGCATGGGTGGCTCATACCGAAGCTGCTAGAGCTAAATTTACAC ATCCGGATAATTTTCCCTTGAATCTTGCTGGCTCTGGTAATTTCATGAGAATGAACCCAACACCTGTGGATTCTGAAAGGAATCCTATGTTTCAACCCTCTacacaatcattcaatccatCTAATGTCTATCCATTATTAGCCAATGGTGGTAGTGTTGTCACTGGTGGTGATACCAATTCTGGCTTGGTTCCTGGCTGTTCACttcgttcatcattcaaatctgGTCATTCAACAATTACGACAATACAGCAGCCACAAGTGACAGCTTCATCTTGTCTGCcgctttcatcatcatccataccCATTTCCTTGGCTCGTGGATCAGACCTCAAGACAATAGCTTGTGCAATGGCTAGTCCTAATTCTGGATTGGATGTTCGTGATCGAATGTGGCTTAAGATAAGTATTCCAAATGCTTTTCTTGGTTCTGATGTTGTCGATTGGCTGTACTCGATGATAAGTGGCCTACATGATCGTAAAGATGCCAAAAAGATGGCCACCAAATTATTGAAAGAAGGCTACATCTGTCATACAATAAATTTTAAGAATTCTTTGTCCGAGAAGTGctattatattttttccgAACAactgaatcaaatcaacaaagcAACAACGGATTCTCTCTCAACATCTGACTTTCAAAGCCATTCGGTTTTATCTCAGCCAATTTCAGCATCAGCTGCTGCCggtggtcatcatcaagttcATTATCCACtgcttcaacaacaaccatctTCCTTGCCCAACAATTTTGAAGATAATTTTGGCCAAGCATTACGATTGAAGAATGAGTTTGATTCAGACtcacaacagcagcaacaattaTCAGCCAACTTTGATGTAATCAATAATCGAAGTGGTCGAAGTAAATTCCCATTCATGTGTCATTGGGatgaaaaaagtgaaatCTACAACTATGGTCTACTCGATCCACAACCTATGACtatgaaaaacaacgacTCAACTATGCAAATTAATCATTCAG GCGGCAATCATTCGTCGtatcaagatcatcatcacattgatgaacaaaacagCCAAACAAGTGGTCAATCAATTCTTTACAATGGACAAGCTGTGATGGGAAAATCAGTCAATACTGTCAAAAATTCCGGTAGTTATGGCTGCAACAATCAAACGACGACTCATACATTAGCCAGCAAACATAGTAATGGCAGTAGTAATGATAGCGATGGCATAACTGGAAAATTCGATCTCAGTAACCGGATAACCAGCTCCAACAATAATCTCATCAATCACCATTATGAAGATCTTCAAATCAATCCTGTAACTGGAAATCTGGTTCCAACATCCACACTTGTTGTGAACAATGCTAACCTTAGTGATAATAAGGCTCTCCTGCAGCCAACAAATGGTAGCAACATAACGGACAATCCTTACATTCATCGACACATAGAAGGAAATGAATTGGGCGTTATCAACGTTTCTGATTCGAATGGTCAAACAGGTAGGCATCATGTGCTCAATCATGCCccaacacaatcatcatctcgAGGTTCATCAATTGCTAGTAGTAATGGTGCAA
- the dsh gene encoding segment polarity protein dishevelled isoform X2 → MLISKPNHSMLKNSGSSAIADSDATILDSNGVAIIDSTVDQSIANNSQTSPPPISTNNGQQLPLKVGPLASTNETRIVYHVDDEETPYLVKLPIPHSQIKLSDFKSAISLPRPHYKYFFKSYDKEVGVVKEEIFDDNASLPIFKDRVVAWLVSTEGSVVSDSTNSQCQTEISATARTVHATHHHHHAHQRQQECNGLIGDSHLSSFNDPSPMENESLLNSRDGHHHHHHLSPRRGYNNNKNSHNNKYSGGRYGNSGGYYHGHHHRHHGHHHGNYMDSSVMTSDIESTSFVDSEDDDDDDDDLLNDTTVDDENDYEDYTSRVSTTTEETSVSRQYQRRNRHRNRRQKGGYRNRMSRQTSSLSSITESSMSLNIIQVILNLDTVNYLGISLVGQTSKKGDGGIYVSSILKGGAVALDGRIEPGDMILQVNDINLENLSNDEAVEVIREAVKKPGPIKLLVAKCWDPHPLGHFTIPRSEPVRPIDPEAWVAHTEAARAKFTHPDNFPLNLAGSGNFMRMNPTPVDSERNPMFQPSTQSFNPSNVYPLLANGGSVVTGGDTNSGLVPGCSLRSSFKSGHSTITTIQQPQVTASSCLPLSSSSIPISLARGSDLKTIACAMASPNSGLDVRDRMWLKISIPNAFLGSDVVDWLYSMISGLHDRKDAKKMATKLLKEGYICHTINFKNSLSEKCYYIFSEQLNQINKATTDSLSTSDFQSHSVLSQPISASAAAGGHHQVHYPLLQQQPSSLPNNFEDNFGQALRLKNEFDSDSQQQQQLSANFDVINNRSGRSKFPFMCHWDEKSEIYNYGLLDPQPMTMKNNDSTMQINHSGGNHSSYQDHHHIDEQNSQTSGQSILYNGQAVMGKSVNTVKNSGSYGCNNQTTTHTLASKHSNGSSNDSDGITGKFDLSNRITSSNNNLINHHYEDLQINPVTGNLVPTSTLVVNNANLSDNKALLQPTNGSNITDNPYIHRHIEGNELGVINVSDSNGQTDAEQCNDIGSYGHVFLSDSGASHSKHVDNCEPIDASSLKLGQSIKIK, encoded by the exons ATGCTGATAAGTAAACCAAACCACAGcatgttgaaaaattctggCTCTAGTGCCATTGCCGATAGTGATGCAACAATTCTCGATTCCAACGGTGTTGCCATTATCGATTCTACAGTTGACCAATCTATTGCAAACAATAGTCAGACTTCACCGCCACCAATTTCAACGAATAATGGACAACAGCTACCGTTAAAGGTTGGACCATTAGCCTCTACTAATGAAACACGAATTGTTTATCATGTCGATGACGAGGAGACGCCATACCTGGTCAAATTGCCAATACCACACTCACAAATCAAACTTAGTGATTTTAAATCTGCCATTTCATTGCCGAGGCCTCATTACAAATATTTCTTCAAAAGCTATGACAAAGAGGTCGGTGTGGTCAAAGAAGAAATCTTTGACGATAATGCTTCATTACCAATATTCAAGGATCGCGTTGTAGCTTGG TTGGTATCAACGGAAGGGTCAGTCGTTTCGGACAGTACCAATTCTCAATGTCAGACGGAAATATCTGCCACAGCTCGTACAGTACATGCTactcatcaccatcatcatgcgCATCAGCGACAACAAGAATGTAATGGCCTGATTGGCGATTCTCATTTATCCAGCTTTAA TGACCCAAGTCCAATGGAGAATGAGTCATTATTGAATTCCCGAGATggacaccatcatcatcatcatctaa GTCCTAGACGTGgttacaataacaacaaaaacagccacaataataaatacagCGGCGGAAGATATGGGAATTCTGGTGGCTACTatcatggtcatcatcaccgccaccatggtcatcatcacgGTAACTATATGGATTCATCTGTGATGACATCAGATATAGAATCAACTTCGTTTGTCGATTccgaggatgatgatgatgatgatgatgacctttTGAATGATACCACAGtcgatgatgagaatgattatgaagatTATACGAGTCGTGTGTCTACTACCACTGAGGAAACGAGTGTTTCTCGTCAATACCAACGTCGTAATCGCCATCGTAATCGAAGACAAAAAGGTGGCTATCGTAATCGAATGAGTAGG CAGACATCATCGTTGAGCTCAATTACCGAATCATCAATGTCGTTAAATATCATACAAGTCATATTGAATTTGGACACTGTTAATTATTTGGGTATTTCGTTGGTGGGCCAAACCAGTAAAAAAGGTGATGGTGGTATCTACGTAAGCTCCATATTAAAAGGTGGGGCAGTCGCATTAGATGGCCGTATCGAACCGGGCGATATGATTCTACAAGTCAATGATATCAATCTCGAGAACTTGAGCAATGACGAAGCAGTAGAAGTGATTCGAGAAGCTGTTAAAAAGCCTGGCCCAATCAAACTTTTGGTGGCCAAATGTTGGGATCCACATCCCTTAGGTCATTTCACCATACCTCGTTCGGAACCTGTTCGCCCCATCGATCCAGAAGCATGGGTGGCTCATACCGAAGCTGCTAGAGCTAAATTTACAC ATCCGGATAATTTTCCCTTGAATCTTGCTGGCTCTGGTAATTTCATGAGAATGAACCCAACACCTGTGGATTCTGAAAGGAATCCTATGTTTCAACCCTCTacacaatcattcaatccatCTAATGTCTATCCATTATTAGCCAATGGTGGTAGTGTTGTCACTGGTGGTGATACCAATTCTGGCTTGGTTCCTGGCTGTTCACttcgttcatcattcaaatctgGTCATTCAACAATTACGACAATACAGCAGCCACAAGTGACAGCTTCATCTTGTCTGCcgctttcatcatcatccataccCATTTCCTTGGCTCGTGGATCAGACCTCAAGACAATAGCTTGTGCAATGGCTAGTCCTAATTCTGGATTGGATGTTCGTGATCGAATGTGGCTTAAGATAAGTATTCCAAATGCTTTTCTTGGTTCTGATGTTGTCGATTGGCTGTACTCGATGATAAGTGGCCTACATGATCGTAAAGATGCCAAAAAGATGGCCACCAAATTATTGAAAGAAGGCTACATCTGTCATACAATAAATTTTAAGAATTCTTTGTCCGAGAAGTGctattatattttttccgAACAactgaatcaaatcaacaaagcAACAACGGATTCTCTCTCAACATCTGACTTTCAAAGCCATTCGGTTTTATCTCAGCCAATTTCAGCATCAGCTGCTGCCggtggtcatcatcaagttcATTATCCACtgcttcaacaacaaccatctTCCTTGCCCAACAATTTTGAAGATAATTTTGGCCAAGCATTACGATTGAAGAATGAGTTTGATTCAGACtcacaacagcagcaacaattaTCAGCCAACTTTGATGTAATCAATAATCGAAGTGGTCGAAGTAAATTCCCATTCATGTGTCATTGGGatgaaaaaagtgaaatCTACAACTATGGTCTACTCGATCCACAACCTATGACtatgaaaaacaacgacTCAACTATGCAAATTAATCATTCAG GCGGCAATCATTCGTCGtatcaagatcatcatcacattgatgaacaaaacagCCAAACAAGTGGTCAATCAATTCTTTACAATGGACAAGCTGTGATGGGAAAATCAGTCAATACTGTCAAAAATTCCGGTAGTTATGGCTGCAACAATCAAACGACGACTCATACATTAGCCAGCAAACATAGTAATGGCAGTAGTAATGATAGCGATGGCATAACTGGAAAATTCGATCTCAGTAACCGGATAACCAGCTCCAACAATAATCTCATCAATCACCATTATGAAGATCTTCAAATCAATCCTGTAACTGGAAATCTGGTTCCAACATCCACACTTGTTGTGAACAATGCTAACCTTAGTGATAATAAGGCTCTCCTGCAGCCAACAAATGGTAGCAACATAACGGACAATCCTTACATTCATCGACACATAGAAGGAAATGAATTGGGCGTTATCAACGTTTCTGATTCGAATGGTCAAACAG